A DNA window from Janibacter sp. A1S7 contains the following coding sequences:
- the hrpB gene encoding ATP-dependent helicase HrpB gives MPSFDLAAIGQALPFAEALDDLGIAVTGRGVAVVQAPPGSGKTTLAPPLVADRVPGRVVVTGPRRVAVRAAAHRLAHLTGTAVGELVGYTVRGDRRLRAGARIEFFTPGVLVRRLLSDPELSGTAAVVLDEIHERALDTDLLLGMLAEVRQLRDLPLVAMSATLDAPTVADALADGAGPAPLVDSPGALHPLEVRWAPSPTPRTDARGVTRDFLHHVATTTAHHHGEGGDTLVFVPGAREVERVIEGLNRLVPGAEVLPLHGRLGPREQDRATGVRRGDSSRIIVSTDLAESSLTVPGVRLVVDAGLSREPRRDAARDMSGLVTVQASRASMIQRAGRAARLGPGTAVRLIEESAWVRAPEHVTPQITTADLTEAALVLAAWGSPRGDGMPLLTPPPVAAITAAEETLHGLGLVDDEGRITDLGQAAVRVPADPRLARALLAGTHLVGTRAAAEVVAALADDLRSEDGDLTRLLAGLRAGRGREAPRWRREVDRLTRLVPAVDGEPHSGAAGLIAALAHPSRIARRVGDGPTYLLASGTRAALPAGNSLRHHEWIVAADVARAEGRVAAGTGAVIRLATGLTRQEAETAGAGLRVRQVRADLGDQRVTAREVDAIGAIELSSTPVRVDARTGAAAVARALTGRGLDVLVWSPAADTLRRRLAALHHHLGDPWPDVSDEALGRRLAEWLGPELQRIAMGTPVATIDLTDPLRRLLPWPEATRLDELAPDRLAVPSGSRVSITWPEHDEPSAAPVVAVKLQECFGLAESPRLVDGRVPVLFHLLSPARRPLAVTDDLASFWSGPYTQVRGEMRGRYPKHPWPQDPWSAPATSRTKRRM, from the coding sequence GTGCCCTCCTTCGACCTCGCCGCCATCGGTCAGGCACTCCCCTTCGCCGAGGCCCTCGACGACCTGGGGATCGCCGTCACGGGTCGGGGCGTCGCGGTGGTGCAGGCGCCGCCCGGCAGCGGCAAGACGACCCTCGCCCCGCCCCTCGTCGCGGACCGTGTCCCCGGTCGGGTCGTGGTCACCGGTCCCCGGCGCGTGGCCGTACGCGCTGCTGCACACCGTCTCGCCCACCTGACGGGTACGGCGGTCGGCGAGCTCGTCGGCTACACGGTGCGCGGCGACCGGCGGCTGCGGGCGGGCGCGCGGATCGAGTTCTTCACCCCCGGCGTCCTCGTGCGTCGGCTGCTCTCCGATCCGGAGCTGTCCGGGACCGCTGCCGTCGTCCTCGACGAGATCCACGAGCGCGCCCTCGACACCGACCTGCTGCTGGGGATGCTCGCCGAGGTCCGCCAGTTGCGTGACCTGCCACTGGTGGCGATGTCCGCGACGCTTGATGCGCCGACCGTCGCGGATGCCCTGGCCGACGGGGCCGGACCTGCGCCGCTCGTCGACAGCCCCGGTGCGCTGCACCCTCTCGAGGTCCGGTGGGCGCCCTCCCCCACGCCGCGCACCGACGCCCGCGGTGTGACACGCGACTTCCTCCACCACGTGGCGACGACGACCGCGCACCACCACGGCGAAGGGGGCGACACCCTCGTCTTCGTTCCCGGCGCCCGGGAGGTCGAGCGGGTCATCGAGGGGCTGAACCGGCTCGTGCCCGGCGCGGAGGTGCTGCCGCTGCACGGACGTCTCGGTCCGCGGGAGCAGGACCGGGCGACCGGCGTGCGACGCGGCGACTCGTCACGGATCATCGTCTCCACCGACCTCGCGGAGTCCTCGCTCACGGTCCCCGGGGTGCGACTGGTCGTCGACGCGGGCCTCTCCCGCGAACCACGCCGCGATGCGGCCCGGGACATGTCCGGCCTTGTGACGGTCCAGGCCTCCCGGGCCTCGATGATCCAGCGGGCCGGCCGGGCCGCCCGCCTCGGTCCCGGCACCGCGGTCCGCCTCATCGAGGAGTCCGCGTGGGTCCGCGCGCCGGAGCACGTCACCCCGCAGATCACGACCGCGGACCTCACCGAGGCGGCACTGGTGCTCGCCGCCTGGGGCTCGCCTCGGGGTGACGGGATGCCGCTGCTGACCCCGCCCCCTGTCGCCGCCATCACCGCTGCCGAGGAAACCCTCCACGGGCTCGGACTCGTCGACGACGAGGGCCGGATCACCGACCTCGGGCAGGCTGCCGTCCGGGTGCCCGCGGACCCCCGGCTGGCCAGGGCCCTGCTCGCCGGCACGCACCTCGTCGGCACCAGGGCCGCCGCCGAGGTCGTCGCTGCGCTGGCCGATGACCTGCGCAGCGAGGACGGGGACCTCACCCGGCTCCTCGCGGGCCTGCGCGCCGGTCGCGGTCGGGAGGCCCCCCGCTGGCGGCGCGAGGTGGACCGGCTGACCCGACTCGTCCCCGCCGTGGACGGCGAACCACACTCCGGCGCAGCAGGGCTCATCGCCGCCCTGGCCCACCCCAGCCGCATCGCCCGACGCGTCGGTGACGGACCGACCTACCTGCTCGCGTCCGGGACGCGGGCCGCCCTGCCGGCGGGCAACTCCCTTCGCCACCACGAGTGGATCGTCGCCGCGGACGTCGCTCGCGCCGAGGGGCGGGTCGCCGCCGGGACCGGTGCCGTCATCCGGCTGGCCACCGGTCTCACCCGGCAGGAGGCGGAGACCGCCGGAGCGGGACTGCGCGTGCGTCAGGTCCGCGCCGACCTCGGCGACCAGAGGGTGACCGCCCGTGAGGTCGACGCCATCGGGGCCATCGAGCTGAGCTCCACCCCGGTCCGGGTGGACGCCCGGACCGGCGCCGCGGCAGTCGCCCGTGCCCTGACCGGTCGCGGGCTCGACGTGCTGGTCTGGTCACCCGCCGCGGACACACTTCGACGCCGCCTCGCCGCGCTGCACCACCACCTCGGCGACCCGTGGCCGGACGTGTCCGACGAGGCCCTGGGCAGACGGCTGGCCGAGTGGCTGGGCCCCGAGCTGCAGCGGATCGCCATGGGGACACCGGTGGCCACGATCGACCTGACCGACCCCCTTCGCCGGCTGCTGCCGTGGCCCGAGGCGACGCGACTCGACGAGCTGGCGCCGGACCGGCTCGCGGTCCCCAGCGGCTCACGCGTGTCCATCACCTGGCCGGAGCACGACGAGCCCTCTGCCGCACCGGTGGTCGCGGTGAAACTGCAGGAGTGCTTCGGCCTCGCGGAGTCGCCGAGGCTGGTCGACGGTCGGGTGCCCGTACTCTTCCACCTGCTCTCCCCGGCCCGGCGTCCGCTCGCGGTCACCGACGACCTCGCCTCCTTCTGGTCCGGGCCGTACACGCAGGTGCGCGGCGAGATGCGAGGGCGCTACCCGAAGCACCCGTGGCCGCAGGACCCGTGGTCCGCTCCCGCGACGTCCCGGACCAAGCGCCGAATGTAG
- a CDS encoding mycothiol transferase, whose amino-acid sequence MTPAELLIDAFDRVREGALAAVDGLTEDQLAHRIAPDANSIAWLVWHTYRVQDDHVADAAGLQQVWAARGFIEHFDLDLDEDDTGFRHTPAQVATVRAPADLLARYAQEVHAQTLAWVGGLTEADLDRVVDTAWDPPVTLGVRLVSVVNDDTQHIGQAAYLRGLIDGSA is encoded by the coding sequence ATGACACCTGCAGAGTTGCTCATCGACGCCTTCGACCGGGTGCGCGAGGGTGCGCTCGCCGCGGTCGACGGACTGACCGAGGACCAGCTGGCGCACCGCATCGCCCCGGACGCCAACTCGATCGCGTGGCTGGTCTGGCACACCTACCGCGTGCAGGACGACCACGTCGCCGACGCCGCCGGACTGCAGCAGGTCTGGGCTGCGCGGGGGTTCATCGAGCACTTCGATCTCGACCTCGACGAGGACGACACCGGCTTCCGGCACACGCCCGCCCAGGTGGCGACGGTGCGCGCTCCCGCCGACCTGCTGGCCCGATACGCGCAGGAGGTCCATGCCCAGACGCTCGCCTGGGTCGGCGGGTTGACGGAGGCCGACCTCGACCGGGTCGTCGACACCGCATGGGATCCGCCGGTCACCCTCGGGGTGCGGCTGGTCAGTGTCGTCAACGACGACACCCAGCACATCGGTCAGGCGGCCTATCTCCGGGGCCTGATCGACGGGTCCGCGTGA
- a CDS encoding DsbA family oxidoreductase encodes MGAVAPDMQIDIWSDIACPWCYIGKRRLETALADFPHRAEVGVTWHSYQLDPTLPEHYDGTEVEYLASRKGMPAEQVQQMFAHVAAQAAGEGLAYDFDSLVVANSARAHELLHLARDRGLGDELKEVLLSAHFEQGADIGDVDTLVRLGASAGLDAGEARSALADGRYRGAVASDIDMARQIGVTGVPFVVVDMKYAVSGAQPPEVFREVLDKAWAEQAPAIQVVERGSADAESCGPDGCAI; translated from the coding sequence ATGGGCGCTGTTGCCCCGGACATGCAGATCGACATCTGGTCCGACATCGCCTGCCCGTGGTGCTACATCGGCAAGCGGCGTCTCGAGACGGCCCTGGCTGACTTCCCGCACCGGGCGGAGGTGGGCGTCACCTGGCACAGCTACCAGCTCGACCCGACCCTGCCGGAGCACTACGACGGCACCGAGGTCGAGTACCTGGCCTCCCGCAAGGGCATGCCCGCCGAGCAGGTGCAGCAGATGTTCGCGCACGTGGCCGCGCAGGCTGCGGGTGAGGGGCTGGCCTACGACTTCGACTCGCTCGTCGTCGCCAACTCCGCTCGTGCCCACGAGTTGCTGCACCTGGCCAGGGACCGCGGCCTCGGCGACGAGTTGAAGGAGGTCCTGCTGTCCGCTCACTTCGAGCAGGGGGCGGACATCGGCGACGTCGACACCCTGGTGCGCCTCGGCGCCTCCGCCGGTCTGGACGCAGGGGAGGCCCGCTCGGCCCTCGCGGACGGCCGCTACCGGGGCGCCGTCGCCTCCGACATCGACATGGCCCGCCAGATCGGGGTCACCGGTGTGCCCTTCGTCGTCGTGGACATGAAGTACGCCGTCTCCGGTGCGCAGCCGCCGGAGGTCTTCCGCGAGGTGCTGGACAAGGCCTGGGCGGAGCAGGCCCCGGCCATCCAGGTGGTCGAGCGCGGCTCCGCCGACGCCGAGTCGTGCGGCCCCGACGGCTGCGCGATCTGA
- a CDS encoding MFS transporter produces MTTRAATVQERPPIPREILVLVAAAFVIAVGFGLISPVLPQFAKSFDVTVAAATVIVSAFAFFRLVFAPAGGVLVTRLGERPVYLTGLVIVALSTGASAFAQTYWQLLIFRSLGGIGSTMFTVSAMALLVRMAPPVIRGKVSSLYGSAFLIGGVIGPVIGGLLGEFGMRVPFVVYGIALLIAAVFVGVMLRGAHMRPDPTKAELPPMSVREARHNSAYRAAMVSAFANGWTNFGVRVAVLPLFAVAVVGETWAAGVALAVGAGATALTLQVSGRLADSVGRRLPVMAGLGLSGAGMGVMGLSGGLVLILVLSVVVGAGAGLLNPAQQASVADVVGNDRSGGKVLAGFQMCQDAGGIGGPIIVGLVADHAGWHWAFALSGVISALAIIPWLRAQETLIIHRG; encoded by the coding sequence GTGACTACCCGGGCCGCGACAGTGCAGGAGCGGCCCCCCATCCCGCGGGAGATCCTCGTCCTGGTGGCCGCGGCGTTCGTCATCGCCGTCGGCTTCGGCCTGATCTCACCGGTCCTGCCGCAGTTCGCCAAGAGCTTCGACGTCACCGTCGCAGCCGCGACGGTGATCGTCTCGGCGTTCGCCTTCTTCCGGCTGGTCTTCGCCCCCGCCGGAGGCGTGCTCGTCACCCGACTCGGCGAGCGGCCCGTCTACCTCACCGGGTTGGTCATCGTCGCGCTGTCCACCGGTGCCTCCGCCTTCGCGCAGACGTACTGGCAGCTGCTGATCTTCCGCTCCCTCGGCGGCATCGGGTCGACGATGTTCACCGTCTCGGCGATGGCCCTGCTCGTGCGGATGGCCCCGCCGGTGATCCGTGGGAAGGTCTCGTCACTGTACGGCAGCGCCTTCCTCATCGGTGGCGTCATCGGTCCCGTCATCGGTGGCCTGCTCGGCGAGTTCGGGATGCGGGTGCCCTTCGTCGTCTACGGGATCGCCCTGCTCATCGCGGCGGTCTTCGTCGGCGTGATGCTGCGGGGTGCGCACATGCGGCCCGACCCCACGAAGGCCGAGCTGCCGCCGATGTCCGTGCGCGAGGCGCGGCACAACAGCGCCTACCGCGCAGCAATGGTCTCCGCCTTCGCCAACGGGTGGACGAACTTCGGCGTCCGTGTCGCCGTCCTCCCGCTCTTCGCCGTCGCGGTCGTCGGGGAGACCTGGGCGGCCGGTGTCGCACTCGCCGTCGGTGCGGGTGCCACCGCGCTGACCCTGCAGGTCTCCGGTCGGCTCGCCGACAGTGTGGGGCGGCGTCTGCCGGTGATGGCAGGCCTGGGTCTGAGCGGCGCCGGGATGGGCGTGATGGGACTGTCCGGTGGGCTCGTCCTGATCCTCGTCCTCTCTGTGGTCGTCGGCGCCGGCGCGGGCCTGCTCAACCCGGCGCAGCAGGCGAGCGTCGCCGACGTCGTGGGCAACGACCGCTCCGGCGGCAAGGTCCTCGCCGGCTTCCAGATGTGCCAGGACGCGGGTGGGATCGGCGGCCCGATCATCGTGGGCCTCGTCGCGGACCACGCCGGATGGCACTGGGCGTTCGCGCTGAGCGGGGTCATCTCGGCGCTCGCGATCATCCCGTGGCTGCGGGCGCAGGAGACCCTGATCATCCACCGGGGATGA
- a CDS encoding universal stress protein: MDVKPVIAGVDGSKDSGRALKWAADYAQQAGAPLQALITWEVSTLYGDTFSGEWDSTAVEQKHREVAEKLVSDTLGGGAQVDVRVEKGNASEVLVRESKDAQLIVVGSRGFGGFRGMLLGSVSHHLVTHARCPVTVMQHEKG; the protein is encoded by the coding sequence ATGGACGTCAAACCAGTCATCGCCGGAGTCGACGGGTCCAAGGACTCCGGACGAGCCCTGAAGTGGGCCGCCGACTACGCCCAACAGGCCGGGGCGCCGCTCCAAGCGCTGATCACCTGGGAGGTGTCGACGCTCTACGGCGACACCTTCTCCGGCGAGTGGGACAGCACCGCCGTCGAGCAGAAGCACCGCGAGGTGGCCGAGAAGCTGGTGTCCGACACCCTCGGTGGGGGTGCGCAGGTCGATGTGCGCGTCGAGAAGGGCAACGCCTCGGAGGTGCTCGTGCGCGAGTCGAAGGATGCGCAGCTGATCGTCGTGGGTAGCCGTGGTTTCGGCGGGTTCCGGGGCATGCTGCTGGGCTCGGTCAGCCATCACCTCGTCACCCACGCCCGGTGCCCGGTCACCGTCATGCAGCACGAGAAGGGGTAG
- a CDS encoding DUF1361 domain-containing protein produces the protein MASTPRTVTWLVGLTVLLGVGSLLAWALQDVRADMTGAPAFAFLHWNLFLAWVPYVVALVLVGLNRVRAPGWLLAVPGVVWLLFLPNAPYLLTDFIHLGAIPGAPLWFDVLLIGAFAGTGLLLGMASLLLVHDVVGSRLGSVAGWVLVFGSLALSSLGIYLGRFPRFNSWDVLTNPEGLVGVVLYRLGDPLGNPFLLSFAAAMTGGLVLSYLLTWGVGRLVVRRPIGRVAHPGA, from the coding sequence ATGGCCTCCACCCCGCGCACCGTCACGTGGCTCGTCGGGCTGACGGTGCTGCTCGGCGTCGGCTCCCTGCTGGCCTGGGCCCTGCAGGACGTGCGTGCCGACATGACGGGCGCGCCCGCCTTCGCCTTCCTCCACTGGAACCTCTTCCTCGCGTGGGTGCCGTACGTGGTCGCGCTCGTCCTCGTCGGCCTGAACCGGGTGCGGGCGCCGGGATGGCTGCTGGCGGTCCCCGGTGTGGTGTGGCTGCTCTTCCTGCCCAACGCGCCGTACCTCCTCACCGACTTCATCCACCTGGGGGCGATCCCGGGGGCGCCACTGTGGTTCGACGTGCTGCTCATCGGCGCCTTCGCCGGTACCGGGTTGCTGCTCGGGATGGCCTCGCTGCTGCTGGTCCACGACGTGGTGGGGTCACGACTGGGATCCGTCGCCGGCTGGGTGCTGGTCTTCGGCTCCCTGGCGCTGTCCTCGCTCGGGATCTACCTGGGCCGCTTCCCCCGGTTCAACTCCTGGGACGTGCTGACCAACCCGGAGGGGCTCGTCGGGGTCGTGCTCTACCGACTCGGCGACCCGCTCGGAAACCCCTTCCTGCTCAGCTTCGCCGCTGCGATGACCGGCGGGCTGGTCCTGTCCTACCTCCTGACGTGGGGTGTCGGCCGGCTGGTCGTCCGGCGACCGATCGGCCGGGTGGCTCACCCCGGCGCGTGA
- a CDS encoding DinB family protein, with protein MTDESKTTLHTVLRSQRDALRLKLEDLSERDARLPRTATGTNLLGLYKHAGACELGYFGETFGRPSDLPLPWDAPGVSVEDDTDLFATEDESMSGVIEWVGACFAHADATIEALPLDARGSVPWWRPGNSVTLERILVHMIEEEARHAGQADILREMVDGAVGWHGADDNVPDRGVGGWASRHERLTRIADARA; from the coding sequence ATGACCGACGAGTCGAAGACCACCCTGCACACGGTCCTGCGCAGCCAGCGGGACGCCCTTCGCCTCAAGCTCGAGGACCTGTCCGAGCGCGATGCCCGCCTGCCGCGTACCGCGACCGGCACCAACCTGCTCGGCCTGTACAAGCACGCCGGGGCCTGCGAGCTCGGCTACTTCGGGGAGACCTTCGGCCGCCCGAGCGACCTTCCGCTGCCGTGGGACGCGCCGGGGGTGTCGGTCGAGGACGACACCGACCTCTTCGCGACCGAGGACGAGTCGATGTCCGGGGTGATCGAGTGGGTCGGGGCGTGCTTCGCCCACGCCGACGCGACGATCGAGGCACTACCGCTCGATGCACGCGGATCGGTGCCGTGGTGGCGACCGGGGAACTCGGTGACGCTCGAGCGGATCCTGGTGCACATGATCGAGGAGGAGGCCCGCCACGCCGGGCAGGCCGACATCCTGCGCGAGATGGTCGACGGGGCGGTCGGCTGGCACGGCGCCGACGACAACGTGCCGGATCGAGGCGTGGGGGGCTGGGCCTCCCGCCACGAGCGCCTCACCCGCATCGCCGATGCCCGCGCCTGA
- a CDS encoding flavodoxin family protein produces MARLLVVHHSPTRSTKALLDAALEGARHPDIEGVEVEVVPALEATADDVLAADGYLLGTPANFGYMSGALKHFFDSTFLQVGGALDDSGGAGEGQTGPTAKRPFGLWVHGRYDVTGAVRAVNSIVSALEWKQAAEVLEVLGDVDEDATDRATELGGTLAALLSS; encoded by the coding sequence ATGGCACGTCTCCTCGTCGTCCACCACAGCCCGACCCGCTCGACCAAGGCGCTGCTCGACGCGGCGCTCGAGGGCGCGCGGCACCCCGACATCGAGGGGGTGGAGGTGGAGGTGGTCCCCGCCCTGGAGGCCACCGCCGACGACGTCCTCGCCGCTGACGGCTACCTGCTCGGCACACCGGCGAACTTCGGTTACATGTCCGGGGCGCTCAAGCACTTCTTCGACTCGACCTTCCTCCAGGTCGGCGGAGCGCTCGACGACTCCGGCGGCGCCGGCGAGGGGCAGACCGGTCCGACCGCCAAGCGACCCTTCGGCCTGTGGGTCCACGGGCGCTACGACGTCACCGGGGCGGTCCGTGCGGTGAACTCGATCGTCTCGGCCCTCGAGTGGAAGCAGGCGGCCGAGGTCCTCGAGGTGCTCGGTGACGTGGACGAGGACGCCACCGACCGCGCCACCGAGCTCGGCGGCACCCTCGCCGCCCTGCTCAGCAGCTGA
- a CDS encoding ATP-binding cassette domain-containing protein: MAALIHSHTPLGGGGRAEDSSARSSPPAAGTKGGDVAVRGLTWRPMGRREPVLRDLDLTVPAGQRVLLVGPSGSGKSTLLRALAGLLLTVDSGDRAGSVHIDGREPGERPGAVGLVLQEPGSGTVSATVGRDVAFGLENIALPAEEMPSRVTAALDSVGLGHLPLDTPTHTLSGGQTQRLALAGALALRPSLLLLDEPTAMLDEATGAEVRDAVIAAGEGLTTVLVEHRIGPWLDLVDRIVVLDIDGRIRHDGAPEQVLAEHHDELVADGIWVPGAPAPTPTTIDLGPLHQPQPHGTHLVTADPLHVERRRTRLDGSTETTTVLETDRTLTVTAGRATALVGPSGGGKSTWLAATAGLLPPSSGRVVTHDGLEVADVPAQDVAGRLGWVPQWSSSALLARTVLDEVMLTGRGLGTQDEGRARHLLAALGLAHLERADPQTLSGGEQRRLAVAAALAHGPGVVLADEPTVGQDRGTWAAVAGLLTAHRERGGAVVTATHDRDLVRLVDEVHTVTPPPPREAPPRARAVLSACGPLSLFAAAALPIVAAVLSPGWPASLLVLAFLALGALVGLANLPGSGRGWTVAGRWRGLAIRLVPALLGGLGVGWSTWLLGGQDVGAAYSAATRMLVIVVPSAITLAFIDPDDLADHLGQRLRLPSRPVVAVGAALQRLQSFGAAWTEVGWARRLRGQGISWRHPRSVVAHLWSSTLGMLLRSLGSAATLAVAMDARGFASAGRRTWATRAPWRLADTLVVLVACVPIVIVALARFATA, encoded by the coding sequence GTGGCTGCGCTGATCCACTCGCACACGCCGCTGGGGGGAGGTGGCCGCGCCGAGGATTCCTCCGCGCGCTCGTCTCCACCCGCGGCGGGGACGAAGGGGGGAGACGTCGCCGTCCGGGGCCTGACCTGGCGACCGATGGGTCGTCGGGAGCCGGTGCTGCGCGACCTCGACCTCACCGTGCCCGCGGGCCAGCGGGTCCTGCTCGTCGGACCGAGCGGCTCGGGCAAGTCCACGCTGCTGCGAGCACTGGCCGGCCTGCTGCTCACCGTCGACTCCGGCGACCGTGCCGGGAGCGTGCACATCGACGGCCGCGAGCCGGGGGAGCGCCCCGGAGCCGTCGGTCTGGTCCTGCAGGAGCCCGGCTCCGGCACCGTCTCGGCCACCGTCGGTCGTGACGTCGCCTTCGGGCTGGAGAACATCGCCCTGCCCGCCGAAGAGATGCCGTCGCGTGTGACGGCTGCGCTCGACAGCGTGGGCCTGGGCCACCTGCCGCTGGACACCCCGACCCACACGCTCTCCGGCGGGCAGACCCAGCGCCTCGCCCTCGCCGGGGCGCTCGCGCTGCGCCCGTCCCTGCTCCTGCTCGACGAGCCCACCGCCATGCTCGACGAGGCCACCGGCGCGGAGGTGCGTGATGCCGTCATCGCCGCCGGTGAGGGGCTGACCACCGTCCTCGTCGAGCACCGCATCGGGCCCTGGCTCGATCTCGTCGACCGGATCGTCGTGCTGGACATCGACGGCCGGATCCGGCACGACGGCGCCCCCGAGCAGGTGCTCGCCGAGCACCACGACGAACTCGTCGCCGACGGCATCTGGGTCCCCGGCGCTCCCGCGCCGACGCCGACGACGATCGACCTCGGGCCCCTCCACCAGCCGCAGCCGCACGGCACCCACCTCGTCACCGCCGACCCGCTGCACGTCGAGCGACGCCGCACCCGCCTGGACGGCAGCACCGAGACCACGACCGTGCTGGAGACCGACCGGACCCTCACTGTCACGGCCGGCCGGGCCACCGCGCTGGTCGGGCCCAGCGGGGGCGGCAAGAGCACCTGGCTGGCGGCGACGGCCGGGCTGCTGCCCCCTTCGTCGGGCCGGGTGGTGACCCACGACGGACTGGAGGTCGCCGACGTCCCGGCGCAGGACGTCGCCGGCCGACTCGGCTGGGTCCCGCAGTGGAGCTCCAGCGCGCTGCTCGCGCGGACCGTCCTCGACGAGGTCATGCTGACCGGGCGCGGCCTCGGCACGCAGGACGAAGGGCGCGCCCGTCACCTCCTGGCGGCGCTCGGCCTGGCCCACCTCGAGCGGGCCGACCCGCAGACGCTCTCCGGGGGGGAGCAGCGCCGGTTGGCGGTCGCTGCCGCGCTGGCCCACGGTCCCGGAGTGGTCCTTGCCGACGAACCCACCGTCGGGCAGGACCGTGGCACCTGGGCGGCCGTCGCCGGTCTGCTCACCGCGCACCGCGAGCGGGGCGGGGCCGTGGTCACCGCGACGCACGACCGCGACCTCGTCCGGCTCGTCGACGAGGTGCACACCGTCACCCCCCCGCCACCGCGAGAGGCGCCGCCACGTGCGCGGGCGGTGCTCTCGGCGTGCGGGCCCCTGTCGCTCTTCGCCGCAGCCGCACTGCCGATCGTCGCCGCGGTGCTCTCACCGGGGTGGCCGGCATCGCTCCTCGTGCTGGCCTTCCTGGCACTCGGCGCGCTCGTCGGACTGGCGAACCTGCCCGGTTCCGGTCGCGGCTGGACCGTGGCCGGGCGCTGGCGCGGGTTGGCGATCCGTCTCGTGCCCGCGCTGCTCGGCGGCCTCGGAGTCGGCTGGTCGACCTGGCTGCTCGGCGGCCAGGACGTCGGGGCGGCGTACTCGGCGGCCACCCGCATGCTCGTCATCGTCGTACCGTCGGCGATCACGCTGGCCTTCATCGACCCGGACGACCTCGCCGACCACCTGGGCCAACGCCTCCGGCTGCCGTCGAGGCCCGTCGTCGCCGTCGGTGCGGCGCTGCAGCGGCTCCAGTCCTTCGGGGCGGCGTGGACCGAGGTCGGCTGGGCACGCCGGCTGCGCGGTCAAGGCATCAGCTGGCGCCACCCGCGCAGCGTCGTCGCGCACCTGTGGTCCTCGACGCTGGGGATGCTGCTGCGCTCGCTCGGCTCCGCAGCGACCCTGGCGGTGGCGATGGACGCGCGGGGCTTCGCCTCGGCCGGTCGCCGGACCTGGGCGACTCGCGCTCCCTGGCGGCTCGCGGACACACTCGTCGTGCTGGTGGCGTGCGTGCCGATCGTCATCGTCGCGCTCGCGCGCTTCGCAACTGCCTAG
- a CDS encoding ECF transporter S component: protein MTTTKPADKIRTGTVLATRPLMGWRTVDLLTLAFLGVAFGVAYWGYGLIYNGPISALGLAFQPLFGLFVGFWFIAGVVGGLVIRRPGAAVACELIAATVSALFGNQWGVTTVVSGLAQGIGAELAFALFAYASFGPVVAVLSGALSAPLEWVYEITTYFTDWTWAWQLAYLPLMVVSGIVIAGLGGWILTRALARAGALNPFPPGQEVLEQRAV from the coding sequence ATGACCACCACCAAGCCGGCGGACAAGATCCGCACCGGTACCGTCCTCGCCACCCGCCCGCTCATGGGCTGGCGCACCGTCGACCTGCTGACGCTCGCCTTCCTCGGCGTCGCCTTCGGGGTCGCCTACTGGGGCTACGGCCTGATCTACAACGGCCCGATCTCCGCGTTGGGGCTGGCCTTCCAGCCGCTCTTCGGCCTCTTCGTCGGCTTCTGGTTCATCGCCGGGGTCGTCGGGGGGCTGGTCATCCGCCGTCCGGGGGCAGCCGTGGCGTGCGAGCTCATCGCCGCGACCGTCTCCGCGCTCTTCGGCAACCAGTGGGGCGTGACGACGGTCGTCTCCGGCCTCGCGCAGGGCATCGGCGCCGAGCTGGCCTTCGCGCTCTTCGCCTACGCCTCCTTCGGCCCCGTCGTGGCCGTGCTCTCCGGAGCGCTGTCGGCGCCGCTGGAGTGGGTCTACGAGATCACGACGTACTTCACCGACTGGACCTGGGCGTGGCAGCTGGCCTACCTGCCGCTCATGGTCGTCTCCGGCATCGTCATCGCCGGCCTCGGCGGCTGGATTCTCACCCGGGCGCTCGCCCGGGCGGGGGCGCTCAACCCCTTCCCGCCGGGCCAGGAGGTCCTGGAGCAGAGGGCGGTCTGA
- a CDS encoding DUF4235 domain-containing protein — protein MVWKLLGTGSAIIAGIVAKKAITLIWEKSGHDTSIDPTNPDVPVGEAIAYAALAGVAMGLARTFTTRQAAAIYQRSAGHLPKPMREEIEQELASGGRNAEDISKHNRATS, from the coding sequence ATGGTCTGGAAGTTGCTCGGCACGGGATCGGCGATCATCGCCGGCATCGTGGCGAAGAAGGCGATCACGCTGATCTGGGAGAAGTCGGGCCACGACACCTCCATCGACCCGACCAACCCGGACGTCCCCGTCGGGGAGGCCATCGCCTACGCGGCCCTGGCCGGTGTGGCGATGGGCCTGGCCCGCACCTTCACCACCCGCCAGGCCGCGGCGATCTACCAGCGTTCGGCGGGGCACCTGCCCAAGCCCATGCGCGAGGAGATCGAGCAGGAGCTGGCCTCGGGCGGGCGCAACGCCGAGGACATCAGCAAGCACAACCGCGCGACCTCCTGA